The proteins below are encoded in one region of Phaseolus vulgaris cultivar G19833 chromosome 1, P. vulgaris v2.0, whole genome shotgun sequence:
- the LOC137813955 gene encoding transcription factor bHLH106-like → MHHFAMDNSHLLQFLPNTTATNTTNPFFHTAPHTTNIMHQHHTLSNNSSSNNFYPFHVSQITPTPSHQDRALAAMKNHKEAEKRRRERINSHLDELRTLLPCNSKTDKASLLAKVVQRVKELKQQTSEITELETVPSETDEITVLSTGGDYGGDGRLVFKASLCCEDRSDLIPDLIEILNSLHLKTLKAEMATLGGRTRNVLVVAADKEHSIESINFLQNSLKSLLDRSNSSDRSKRRRGLDRRLMS, encoded by the exons ATGCACCACTTTGCCATGGACAACTCTCACCTTCTTCAATTCCTTCCCAACACCACGGCCACCAACACCACCAACCCCTTCTTCCACACTGCACCACACACCACCAACATCATGCACCAACACCACACCCTCTCTAATAACTCCTCCTCCAATAACTTCTACCCCTTTCATGTCTCCCAAATTACCCCAACACCCTCCCACCAAGATAGAGCCCTTGCTGCCATGAAAAACCACAAGGAAGCTGAGAAGAGGAGGAGGGAACGAATCAACTCCCACCTCGATGAGCTTCGCACTCTTCTTCCTTGCAATTCCAAG ACAGACAAGGCTTCGCTTCTGGCGAAGGTTGTGCAGCGAGTGAAGGAGTTGAAGCAGCAGACGTCGGAGATAACGGAGCTGGAGACGGTTCCGTCGGAAACTGACGAGATCACGGTGCTCTCCACCGGCGGGGACTACGGCGGCGATGGGAGACTGGTATTCAAGGCCTCGCTGTGCTGCGAGGACCGCTCCGACCTCATCCCAGACCTCATAGAAATCCTGAATTCGCTTCACCTGAAAACCCTCAAAGCAGAAATGGCCACGCTCGGAGGAAGAACGCGCAACGTTCTCGTGGTGGCTGCAGACAAAGAACACAGCATCGAATCCATCAATTTCCTTCAGAACTCGCTCAAGTCCTTGCTAGACAGGTCCAATTCCAGCGACAGATCAAAACGACGCCGTGGCCTAGACCGAAGGCTAATGTCTTAA